A region of Epinephelus fuscoguttatus linkage group LG1, E.fuscoguttatus.final_Chr_v1 DNA encodes the following proteins:
- the rrp9 gene encoding U3 small nucleolar RNA-interacting protein 2 isoform X2: MSSPFFVKAKQNPKLAKKGNNTLKRKADGNSGGKSKLRAKKPNSKHNEEISSDSETESPVVPRKRQSNEEIDYEETPQEKKLRLAKLYLEQLREEEEDKAEKDNFETELIAGRLQEEVLEQKGKLQRLIAKDLIPPDASEIRVLRGHKLPITCLVISCDDKYIFSAAKDCSIMKWDVESGKKLHTIPGGRKGTEDRHVGHTAHILCLAISSDGKYLASGDMNKLIMIWEAETCKHLYKFTGHKGPVSGLSFRKGTHDLYSASHDRSVKVWNVDENAYVETLFGHQDAITGLDSLSRERCVTAGGRDRSVRVWKIAEESQLVFHGHEGSIDCIQLINEEHMITGADDGSVSLWSVNKKKPLSTVKQAHGCHGDAGLEQPHWVASVAALQNSDTVASGSHNSQVQLWKCGQNYRGLQPLFSVPVPGFVNSLKFSSSGQFLVAGVGQEHRLGRWWRLKDAKNGIYIIPLKRKPPNSEEASRTE; this comes from the exons ATGTCTTCGCCTTTTTTTGTAAAGGCGAAACAAAATCCTAAATTAGCCAAAAAGGGGAATAATACGCTAAAACGAAAG GCTGATGGAAACTCTGGCGGAAAGAGCAAACTCCGAGCCAAGAAACCCAACTCCAAACACAACGAAGAGATTTCCAGCGACTCTGAAACAGAGAG CCCTGTAGTGCCCAGGAAGAGACAGTCCAATGAGGAGATTGACTATGAGGAAACACCACAGGAGAAGAAACTTAGATTAGCCAAACTTTACCTCGAACAGCTAAGGGAAGAAG AGGAGGACAAAGCAGAAAAAGACAACTTTGAGACGGAGCTGATTGCTGGAAGACTTCAAGAAGAAGTG CTTGAACAGAAAGGAAAGCTTCAGCGACTTATTGCCAAAGAT ctCATTCCACCAGATGCTTCAGAGATCAGGGTATTAAGAGGACACAAACTTCCAATTACCTGTCTAGTCATCAGCTGTGATGACAAGTACATCTTTTCTGCTGCCAAAGACTGCTCCATCATGAAAT GGGATGTTGAGAGCGGCAAGAAACTGCACACAATACCTGGTGGAAGGAAAGGTACAGAGGATCGGCATGTCGGACACACAGCCCATATCCTGTGTTTGGCTATATCATCAGATGGAAAATACTTG GCCTCTGGAGACATGAACAAACTGATCATGATCTGGGAGGCAGAGACATGTAAACATCTGTATAAATTCACAGGACACAAAGGCCCTGTGTCG GGTCTGTCATTCAGGAAGGGAACTCATGATCTGTACAGCGCCTCTCACGATCGCTCAGTAAAGGTGTGGAACGTGGACGAGAATGCATATGTGGAAACTCT CTTCGGGCACCAGGACGCCATCACAGGGCTGGACAGCCTGAGCCGCGAGCGCTGCGTGACAGCAGGAGGAAGGGACCGCTCAGTGAGGGTGTGGAAGATAGCCGAGGAATCTCAGCTGGTGTTTCACGGTCACGA AGGCTCCATTGATTGTATCCAGCTAATAAATGAGGAGCACATGATAACAGGAGCTGATGATGG CTCCGTGTCTCTGTGGAGTGTCAACAAGAAGAAGCCTCTCAGCACagtgaagcaggctcacggttgccatggtgacgcGGGGCTGGAGCAGCCTCACTGGGTCGCTTCAGTAGCGGCGCTTCAGAACTCGGATACTGTCGCCTCAG GTTCGCACAACTCTCAGGTGCAGCTGTGGAAGTGTGGCCAGAATTACCGTGGGCTGCAGCCGCTATTCAGTGTACCAGTG CCCGGGTTCGTCAACAGTCTGAAGTTTTCGAGCTCTGGTCAGTTCTTGGTGGCAGGAGTTGGACAGGAGCACAG gtTGGGCCGATGGTGGAGACTAAAAGATGCCAAGAACGGGATCTATATTATTCCTCTCAAAAGGAAACCTCCAAATTCAGAGGAAGCCAGCAGGACTGAATAG
- the rrp9 gene encoding U3 small nucleolar RNA-interacting protein 2 isoform X1, whose amino-acid sequence MSSPFFVKAKQNPKLAKKGNNTLKRKADGNSGGKSKLRAKKPNSKHNEEISSDSETESPVVPRKRQSNEEIDYEETPQEKKLRLAKLYLEQLREEEEDKAEKDNFETELIAGRLQEEVLEQKGKLQRLIAKDLIPPDASEIRVLRGHKLPITCLVISCDDKYIFSAAKDCSIMKWDVESGKKLHTIPGGRKGTEDRHVGHTAHILCLAISSDGKYLASGDMNKLIMIWEAETCKHLYKFTGHKGPVSGLSFRKGTHDLYSASHDRSVKVWNVDENAYVETLFGHQDAITGLDSLSRERCVTAGGRDRSVRVWKIAEESQLVFHGHEGSIDCIQLINEEHMITGADDGSVSLWSVNKKKPLSTVKQAHGCHGDAGLEQPHWVASVAALQNSDTVASGASGCSHNSQVQLWKCGQNYRGLQPLFSVPVPGFVNSLKFSSSGQFLVAGVGQEHRLGRWWRLKDAKNGIYIIPLKRKPPNSEEASRTE is encoded by the exons ATGTCTTCGCCTTTTTTTGTAAAGGCGAAACAAAATCCTAAATTAGCCAAAAAGGGGAATAATACGCTAAAACGAAAG GCTGATGGAAACTCTGGCGGAAAGAGCAAACTCCGAGCCAAGAAACCCAACTCCAAACACAACGAAGAGATTTCCAGCGACTCTGAAACAGAGAG CCCTGTAGTGCCCAGGAAGAGACAGTCCAATGAGGAGATTGACTATGAGGAAACACCACAGGAGAAGAAACTTAGATTAGCCAAACTTTACCTCGAACAGCTAAGGGAAGAAG AGGAGGACAAAGCAGAAAAAGACAACTTTGAGACGGAGCTGATTGCTGGAAGACTTCAAGAAGAAGTG CTTGAACAGAAAGGAAAGCTTCAGCGACTTATTGCCAAAGAT ctCATTCCACCAGATGCTTCAGAGATCAGGGTATTAAGAGGACACAAACTTCCAATTACCTGTCTAGTCATCAGCTGTGATGACAAGTACATCTTTTCTGCTGCCAAAGACTGCTCCATCATGAAAT GGGATGTTGAGAGCGGCAAGAAACTGCACACAATACCTGGTGGAAGGAAAGGTACAGAGGATCGGCATGTCGGACACACAGCCCATATCCTGTGTTTGGCTATATCATCAGATGGAAAATACTTG GCCTCTGGAGACATGAACAAACTGATCATGATCTGGGAGGCAGAGACATGTAAACATCTGTATAAATTCACAGGACACAAAGGCCCTGTGTCG GGTCTGTCATTCAGGAAGGGAACTCATGATCTGTACAGCGCCTCTCACGATCGCTCAGTAAAGGTGTGGAACGTGGACGAGAATGCATATGTGGAAACTCT CTTCGGGCACCAGGACGCCATCACAGGGCTGGACAGCCTGAGCCGCGAGCGCTGCGTGACAGCAGGAGGAAGGGACCGCTCAGTGAGGGTGTGGAAGATAGCCGAGGAATCTCAGCTGGTGTTTCACGGTCACGA AGGCTCCATTGATTGTATCCAGCTAATAAATGAGGAGCACATGATAACAGGAGCTGATGATGG CTCCGTGTCTCTGTGGAGTGTCAACAAGAAGAAGCCTCTCAGCACagtgaagcaggctcacggttgccatggtgacgcGGGGCTGGAGCAGCCTCACTGGGTCGCTTCAGTAGCGGCGCTTCAGAACTCGGATACTGTCGCCTCAGGTGCTTCTGGCT GTTCGCACAACTCTCAGGTGCAGCTGTGGAAGTGTGGCCAGAATTACCGTGGGCTGCAGCCGCTATTCAGTGTACCAGTG CCCGGGTTCGTCAACAGTCTGAAGTTTTCGAGCTCTGGTCAGTTCTTGGTGGCAGGAGTTGGACAGGAGCACAG gtTGGGCCGATGGTGGAGACTAAAAGATGCCAAGAACGGGATCTATATTATTCCTCTCAAAAGGAAACCTCCAAATTCAGAGGAAGCCAGCAGGACTGAATAG